In a genomic window of Aeromicrobium panaciterrae:
- a CDS encoding acyltransferase: MSSPASDGAPFTTDHEVFPGLDSLRALASLAVVGTHVAFWAGIYPDGLLGAMSSRLDIGVAFFFVLSGFLLGHPFLLAMAGGRRRPSTGRYFWKRALRIVPLALIVTIAALALLDQNKQADLGTWVGNLTLTELYVTGALPAGLTHMWSLATEVAFYVVLPGLMALIARLVCRRGWNPRGILTSLGVLVVLNVVWLVAIAPQRVGAGQWLPAYLSWFSVGIALAVIAIDRRRPGRDNTWSFWSTLAGQPGICWVMALALFAVAATPVGGPSLLIAPTHTEAVSKNLLYAVIAGLIVLPSVLGPASGTPYSNFLGQRILRHLGHISYGIFCIHLLVIHAVASWRDIPVFQGNGWELFALTVVITLVLAEIAYRVVERPAMRLKNAQISRSKSTPPAAASAATTHH; encoded by the coding sequence ATGAGCTCACCGGCGTCCGACGGAGCGCCGTTCACCACGGACCACGAGGTCTTCCCTGGCCTCGACAGCCTTCGCGCCCTCGCATCGCTGGCGGTCGTGGGGACACACGTCGCCTTCTGGGCGGGCATCTATCCCGACGGACTGTTGGGAGCAATGTCGTCGCGCCTCGACATCGGCGTCGCGTTCTTCTTTGTCCTATCCGGGTTCCTCCTCGGCCACCCGTTCCTTCTCGCCATGGCCGGTGGGCGTCGGCGGCCCTCGACCGGTCGCTACTTCTGGAAGCGCGCGCTTCGCATCGTCCCGCTGGCCCTGATCGTCACGATCGCGGCACTGGCGCTGCTGGATCAGAACAAGCAGGCAGACCTGGGCACCTGGGTGGGCAACCTGACCCTCACCGAGCTCTACGTCACCGGCGCCTTGCCCGCCGGACTGACGCACATGTGGAGTCTGGCCACCGAGGTCGCGTTCTATGTGGTGCTGCCCGGACTGATGGCCCTGATCGCCCGCCTGGTCTGCAGACGAGGCTGGAACCCGCGCGGCATCCTGACCTCCCTCGGCGTGTTGGTCGTCCTCAACGTCGTGTGGCTCGTCGCGATCGCACCGCAGCGAGTCGGAGCTGGCCAGTGGCTGCCTGCTTACCTGAGCTGGTTCTCCGTCGGCATCGCTCTCGCGGTCATCGCGATCGACCGTCGCCGCCCCGGCCGCGACAATACGTGGTCCTTTTGGTCCACCCTCGCCGGACAGCCTGGGATCTGCTGGGTGATGGCACTCGCGCTCTTCGCGGTCGCGGCAACACCGGTCGGGGGTCCGAGCCTCCTCATCGCACCGACCCATACCGAGGCGGTCAGCAAGAACCTGCTGTATGCCGTCATCGCCGGGCTCATCGTGCTTCCGTCAGTCCTCGGACCCGCGTCCGGGACCCCGTACTCCAACTTTCTGGGCCAGCGAATCCTGCGACACCTCGGCCACATCTCGTACGGGATCTTCTGCATCCACCTGTTGGTGATCCATGCAGTCGCCTCGTGGCGGGACATCCCCGTGTTCCAAGGCAACGGCTGGGAGCTGTTCGCCCTCACGGTCGTCATTACGCTCGTGCTGGCCGAGATCGCCTACCGTGTTGTCGAGCGTCCAGCCATGCGCCTCAAGAACGCCCAGATCTCTCGGTCGAAGAGCACTCCTCCGGCCGCGGCCAGCGCCGCGACGACGCACCACTGA
- a CDS encoding alpha-(1->3)-arabinofuranosyltransferase family protein translates to MRLVATSMLLTALAFVSQPGRIVGDTKADLALNPGGFLERALSLWDPAGSFGQVQNQAYGYLFPMGPFFWLGHLTEIDPWIVQRLWWSLLFVTAFLGMVKLAGVLGLGTPTARLLGGLAFALSPRMLSLVGSSSIEVWPSALAPWVLVPLVIGLRRGNPRLMAALSALAVACIGGVNAAATFAVLPLGMIWLLMAQPSRRRRSLIVWWPAFVALGTLWWLGPLLLLGSYSPPFLDFIESASTTTFAATAFDALRGTSNWIPYLDSTAVAGSVLLTSPAVIINSVVVLVLGIWGIGRKDNPIGRFLLVSLAVGLTLVTFGHAGTNLGTTGLQGLLDGVLAPLRNTHKFDPVIRVPLVLGLVHVVGVYARRSSDTSRRRLPLAGVALLAGAALFGSTVPAWTADLANRGTYTDVPGYWTDATDWLNKNAVGQNTLLLPGSPFGTYLWGSPRDEVAQAFLSSPWSVRNAVPLTPPGTIRTLDTFERAFASGVGSRALHDALFRSGIRYLLVRQDLADSATTDTELVESTLRSTPGVVAVKSFGPMVGNPASQETDDGEVVFVNAGRQSRHRAIQVFEVEGVDSTVARVQPVKGTPVVIGSPDALLVQDGLFDQSTDVLLAADTDISKPQGPVIMTDTDRRQEVAFGRVIRNRSASLGHTDRYRIDRPVHDYVVPGQARWQTVPELIGAASISASSSQSDVTQFSIDQTRQPWSAFDGDSRTKWVAGDSGSRAWVEVRFAEPTSVTGLSVTLTRGQPARELSVTTDVGTETTKVQAGESEAPLDTPVGLTRSLRISGPSFGLEPLSIDDVSIPEAPLARPLRLPALPESWGIPDDILFTAPAGQAACRTVQGVVRCTPGRDGLGEDGRTIDRIVELAGSASYASGLSAAPQESAALTNALSGDVRLRVSSTGSGDAAAGILAAIDGDPQTGWIAALRDVTPEITLTFPTARTMDRLVLRADPTLAASAPQRARLVFDDGTSRRVRFDTDGVAEFPAKTSKSVTIEVTDAYVRSSLAFDGTGSGLPLGISEISVPGSGRALSAGTDKQIELPCGSGPTVAVDSRTFETSVTTSRRAVLSHRPLTTSLCGLPDLVLAKGSHRVTVSPSVAFRPLTVRFSRTAQAHSAGVEVDTERTGSHIEVAAVAGSGEQILTLNQNVNRGWRAGDSPAVTVNGWQQGFEVEGGKPIDVSFGPSLLYRGLLALGALAMAGLLISVWRLRRSPDVVDEPRTLRTRLRGFVGAVTAIVPIVLVGGIGGTLAAVLALAAVLLVGRRWDASWVAPAAVLVAGLAYVVRPWASSDAWAGSLDWPQWCVVAALAAAGGVLFDREIWAFLRRMAGRSTTR, encoded by the coding sequence ATGCGACTCGTCGCCACCAGCATGCTCTTGACGGCGCTGGCGTTCGTCTCGCAGCCAGGTCGCATCGTCGGCGACACCAAAGCCGACCTCGCACTCAACCCGGGCGGCTTCCTGGAGCGGGCGCTCAGCCTGTGGGATCCCGCCGGATCGTTTGGACAGGTCCAGAACCAGGCGTACGGCTACCTGTTCCCGATGGGTCCATTCTTCTGGCTTGGCCATCTGACCGAGATCGACCCGTGGATCGTCCAGCGCCTGTGGTGGTCTTTGCTCTTCGTGACCGCGTTCCTCGGCATGGTCAAGCTGGCAGGAGTACTCGGACTGGGTACTCCCACGGCCCGGCTGCTCGGCGGCCTTGCGTTCGCCTTGTCGCCGCGCATGTTGTCGCTCGTCGGCTCGAGCTCGATCGAGGTGTGGCCTTCAGCGCTGGCGCCGTGGGTCTTGGTACCCCTCGTGATTGGGCTCCGTCGCGGCAACCCTCGACTCATGGCCGCTCTGAGCGCTCTTGCGGTCGCCTGCATCGGCGGCGTCAACGCAGCTGCCACGTTCGCGGTTCTCCCACTCGGCATGATCTGGCTGCTCATGGCACAGCCCAGTCGGCGTCGTCGATCGCTGATCGTGTGGTGGCCGGCATTCGTGGCGCTGGGCACGCTGTGGTGGCTAGGGCCGCTGCTTCTGCTCGGCTCTTACAGCCCGCCGTTCCTCGACTTTATCGAGAGCGCGTCCACGACGACCTTCGCGGCAACGGCCTTCGATGCGTTGCGTGGCACGTCCAACTGGATCCCCTACCTCGACAGCACGGCGGTCGCAGGCAGCGTGCTGCTGACGAGTCCGGCGGTCATCATCAACAGCGTCGTCGTGCTCGTCCTCGGCATCTGGGGAATCGGCCGCAAGGACAATCCGATCGGTCGCTTCCTCCTGGTGTCGCTGGCTGTCGGCCTCACGTTGGTCACTTTTGGTCACGCCGGGACGAATCTCGGCACGACGGGACTGCAAGGCCTTCTCGATGGGGTGCTCGCACCGCTGCGCAACACCCACAAGTTCGACCCGGTGATCCGCGTGCCGCTGGTGCTCGGCCTCGTCCATGTCGTCGGGGTGTATGCACGCCGCTCGTCGGATACGTCGCGGCGGCGGTTGCCACTGGCCGGTGTCGCACTCCTCGCAGGCGCGGCACTTTTCGGTTCGACGGTGCCCGCCTGGACAGCCGATCTGGCCAATCGCGGCACCTACACCGATGTACCGGGCTACTGGACCGACGCAACTGATTGGCTCAACAAAAACGCCGTTGGCCAGAACACATTGCTGCTCCCGGGCTCGCCGTTCGGGACCTACCTGTGGGGGAGTCCTCGCGATGAAGTCGCTCAGGCGTTCCTCTCGAGCCCATGGTCCGTACGAAATGCCGTGCCACTGACACCGCCGGGAACGATACGCACGCTCGACACCTTCGAGCGAGCCTTTGCATCGGGCGTGGGTTCTCGAGCGCTGCACGATGCGCTGTTCCGCTCGGGGATCCGATATCTGCTCGTCCGTCAGGACCTTGCCGACTCAGCTACGACAGACACCGAGCTCGTCGAGTCGACCCTGCGGAGCACCCCTGGCGTCGTGGCTGTGAAGTCGTTCGGGCCGATGGTCGGCAACCCGGCGAGCCAGGAGACTGACGACGGCGAGGTTGTGTTCGTCAACGCGGGACGCCAGTCCCGTCACCGGGCGATTCAGGTGTTCGAAGTGGAGGGTGTCGACTCCACGGTGGCGCGAGTTCAGCCCGTCAAGGGCACGCCCGTCGTCATCGGGTCGCCAGACGCGCTCCTCGTCCAGGACGGGCTGTTCGACCAGAGCACGGACGTGTTGCTCGCCGCTGACACAGACATCAGCAAGCCGCAAGGCCCCGTGATCATGACCGACACCGATCGGCGTCAAGAGGTGGCATTCGGCAGGGTCATCCGCAACAGGTCCGCGTCGCTCGGCCACACCGACCGCTACCGCATCGATCGCCCGGTGCACGACTACGTCGTCCCAGGTCAGGCCCGGTGGCAGACGGTGCCGGAGCTGATCGGAGCCGCGTCGATTTCGGCATCGTCGTCGCAGTCCGACGTCACACAGTTCTCGATTGACCAGACACGGCAGCCGTGGTCGGCGTTCGACGGCGACTCCCGTACCAAGTGGGTCGCTGGTGACTCGGGGTCGAGAGCTTGGGTCGAGGTCCGGTTCGCTGAGCCGACATCGGTGACGGGGCTCTCAGTGACGCTCACGCGCGGTCAGCCCGCGCGAGAACTGTCTGTCACGACCGACGTAGGCACCGAAACGACCAAGGTGCAGGCGGGGGAGAGTGAAGCCCCGCTCGACACTCCTGTCGGCTTGACTCGCAGCCTGCGGATCTCGGGGCCGTCTTTCGGCTTGGAGCCGCTGTCGATCGATGACGTGTCGATTCCTGAGGCGCCGCTGGCCCGCCCACTCAGGCTCCCGGCACTGCCGGAGAGCTGGGGCATACCGGACGACATCTTGTTCACTGCGCCAGCAGGTCAAGCCGCGTGTCGAACCGTGCAGGGTGTCGTGCGGTGCACGCCCGGCCGTGACGGGCTGGGCGAGGACGGACGCACGATCGACCGCATCGTCGAGCTCGCTGGCAGCGCGTCGTACGCCTCGGGGCTCAGCGCAGCGCCGCAGGAGTCAGCCGCGCTGACCAACGCGCTGAGTGGTGACGTACGCCTGCGGGTCAGCTCGACCGGCAGTGGTGACGCTGCAGCGGGCATACTCGCGGCGATCGACGGTGACCCCCAGACAGGATGGATCGCGGCACTGCGCGATGTGACGCCTGAGATCACGCTGACGTTCCCCACCGCACGGACGATGGACAGGCTGGTTCTTCGGGCCGATCCGACGCTCGCTGCGTCGGCACCGCAGCGGGCGCGACTGGTGTTCGACGACGGCACGAGCAGGCGGGTCCGGTTCGACACTGACGGCGTTGCCGAATTCCCGGCGAAGACGTCGAAATCCGTGACGATCGAGGTGACAGACGCCTACGTGCGATCGAGTCTGGCATTCGACGGCACAGGCAGTGGACTTCCTCTAGGCATCAGCGAGATCTCGGTACCCGGCTCCGGCCGAGCGCTTTCTGCCGGCACCGACAAGCAGATAGAGCTGCCATGCGGTTCAGGACCGACGGTGGCCGTCGACTCGCGCACGTTCGAGACGAGCGTGACGACGTCGCGGCGAGCCGTGCTATCGCACCGGCCACTGACTACGTCCCTGTGCGGGCTGCCAGATCTCGTGCTGGCCAAGGGATCTCACCGGGTGACGGTGTCGCCGAGCGTCGCATTCCGCCCACTCACGGTCCGATTCTCACGGACGGCCCAGGCTCACTCGGCAGGCGTCGAGGTCGACACCGAGAGGACAGGGAGTCATATCGAGGTGGCTGCTGTCGCCGGCTCGGGTGAGCAGATCCTCACGCTCAACCAGAACGTCAACCGAGGCTGGCGCGCGGGCGATAGTCCGGCAGTCACGGTCAACGGGTGGCAGCAGGGATTCGAGGTCGAGGGCGGGAAGCCGATCGACGTGTCGTTCGGTCCGAGCCTGCTCTACCGGGGGCTGCTTGCGCTCGGTGCGCTCGCAATGGCCGGGCTGCTGATCAGCGTCTGGAGGTTGCGCCGCTCACCGGACGTCGTGGACGAGCCGCGCACTTTGCGAACTAGGCTGAGGGGCTTCGTCGGTGCAGTGACGGCCATCGTCCCGATCGTCCTCGTCGGTGGAATTGGTGGAACCCTCGCGGCCGTTCTCGCGTTGGCAGCCGTGCTGCTTGTGGGCCGGCGATGGGACGCATCCTGGGTGGCGCCGGCGGCCGTTCTCGTCGCGGGGCTGGCATACGTCGTACGGCCGTGGGCCAGCTCTGATGCCTGGGCGGGAAGCCTTGACTGGCCTCAGTGGTGCGTCGTCGCGGCGCTGGCCGCGGCCGGAGGAGTGCTCTTCGACCGAGAGATCTGGGCGTTCTTGAGGCGCATGGCTGGACGCTCGACAACACGGTAG
- a CDS encoding class I SAM-dependent methyltransferase, with amino-acid sequence MPDLPFRPTFRRSWRLFQAFRVEQTDPDHFYGTLARDSVDQIGTYADLAGAWVLDVGGGPGYFADAFRADGATYNSLDADLGELSGLGDPEPGTVLGSGMQLPFADGSFDVTYSSNVLEHVNKPWTMAEEMVRVTKPGGLVFLSYTLWFGPWGGHETAPWHFLGGQRAARRYERKHGHPPKNVFGESLFAVTAASGLSWAHRQTGSDVVALIPRYLPRWAWWVLRVPGLREVVTWNLAIVLRKR; translated from the coding sequence GTGCCCGACCTGCCGTTTCGTCCCACCTTTCGGCGGTCGTGGCGCCTGTTCCAGGCGTTTCGGGTCGAGCAGACCGACCCCGACCACTTCTACGGAACTCTCGCTCGCGACTCGGTCGACCAGATCGGCACGTACGCGGATCTCGCGGGTGCGTGGGTGCTCGACGTGGGCGGGGGACCGGGCTACTTTGCCGACGCATTTCGCGCTGACGGCGCTACGTACAACTCGCTGGATGCAGATCTGGGCGAGCTCTCAGGACTTGGTGACCCCGAGCCAGGCACGGTGTTGGGCAGCGGAATGCAGCTGCCGTTCGCGGACGGCAGCTTCGACGTCACCTATTCCTCCAACGTGCTCGAGCACGTCAACAAGCCATGGACGATGGCCGAGGAGATGGTGCGAGTCACCAAGCCTGGTGGTCTGGTGTTCCTCTCGTACACGCTGTGGTTTGGGCCCTGGGGTGGCCACGAGACCGCGCCTTGGCATTTCCTCGGCGGACAACGCGCCGCTCGCCGTTACGAGCGCAAGCACGGGCACCCTCCGAAGAATGTGTTCGGCGAGTCATTGTTCGCGGTGACGGCGGCAAGTGGGCTCAGCTGGGCGCACCGTCAGACCGGGTCAGACGTAGTGGCACTCATCCCGAGGTATCTGCCTCGCTGGGCGTGGTGGGTGCTGCGGGTACCTGGACTGCGCGAGGTTGTGACGTGGAACCTCGCGATCGTCCTGAGGAAGCGATGA
- a CDS encoding glycosyltransferase family 4 protein: MHVLFCNWRDTKNPEGGGSERYVENMAHGLAERGHTVTIACATHDNAPREETVDGVRFVRRGSKLDIYVRTFFALLFGRYGKVDVVVDVQNGLPFFTRLATRKPVVVLVHHVHREQWPVVYPGLVGKVGWWIESVLSPRLYRKSQYVAVSAATRLELIELGVDRDRIAIVHNGNDPAPMVNAVRSETPRISVVGRLVPHKQVEHAIDAVAELSATHPDIKLDVIGAGWWDAELVEYAEKRGVTKHIAFHGFVDDQTKHELLAQSWVMALPSLKEGWGIVIGEAGTHATPTVAYSTAGGTTESIDHKDSGVLVDSPSEFTDAIRQLVEDDEWREFLGQGALVKSRTFTWASSQSEFAEVIHSV; this comes from the coding sequence ATGCACGTACTTTTCTGCAACTGGCGCGACACCAAGAACCCCGAAGGCGGGGGTTCCGAGCGCTATGTCGAGAACATGGCGCACGGACTGGCTGAGCGCGGACACACGGTCACCATCGCCTGTGCCACACATGACAACGCGCCTCGCGAGGAGACCGTCGACGGCGTACGTTTCGTGCGCCGAGGCAGCAAGCTGGACATCTACGTCCGCACCTTCTTCGCGCTTCTCTTCGGCCGCTACGGCAAGGTCGACGTCGTCGTCGACGTCCAAAACGGTCTGCCGTTCTTCACCCGCCTCGCAACGCGCAAGCCGGTCGTTGTCCTGGTCCACCACGTGCACCGTGAGCAGTGGCCCGTCGTCTACCCCGGCCTGGTCGGCAAGGTTGGCTGGTGGATCGAGAGCGTGCTGTCGCCCCGTCTCTACCGCAAGAGCCAGTACGTCGCCGTGTCCGCCGCAACTCGCCTCGAACTGATCGAGCTCGGTGTCGACCGCGACCGCATCGCGATCGTCCACAACGGCAACGACCCTGCACCAATGGTCAACGCCGTCCGCTCAGAGACCCCGCGCATCAGCGTGGTCGGTCGCCTCGTACCGCACAAGCAGGTTGAGCACGCGATCGACGCCGTCGCGGAGCTGAGCGCCACGCATCCCGACATCAAGCTCGATGTCATTGGCGCCGGCTGGTGGGACGCAGAGCTCGTCGAGTACGCCGAGAAGCGCGGTGTCACCAAGCACATCGCGTTCCACGGCTTCGTCGATGACCAGACCAAGCACGAGCTGCTCGCACAGTCTTGGGTGATGGCGTTGCCGTCACTCAAAGAAGGCTGGGGCATCGTGATCGGCGAGGCCGGCACACATGCAACTCCGACCGTTGCCTACAGCACCGCCGGCGGCACGACTGAGTCGATTGACCACAAGGACTCGGGTGTCCTCGTCGACAGCCCGAGCGAGTTCACCGACGCAATCCGCCAGCTCGTCGAAGACGACGAATGGCGCGAATTCCTTGGGCAGGGAGCGCTCGTGAAGTCTCGTACGTTCACCTGGGCCTCCTCGCAGAGCGAATTCGCAGAAGTCATCCACAGCGTCTGA